In the genome of Oncorhynchus masou masou isolate Uvic2021 unplaced genomic scaffold, UVic_Omas_1.1 unplaced_scaffold_3272, whole genome shotgun sequence, one region contains:
- the LOC135534345 gene encoding ecto-ADP-ribosyltransferase 5-like isoform X1, with amino-acid sequence MEINNIHKKKTIVFSVIFLLVLMVILVLIFGIPHSKDGETENGGIQDGGMQNGGIQDGGMQEILPLDMVRSSVDDKYDGCRDLMLWAVENMYLFDELNTNPQFNTSWNIAKPHAIPHGDSLNTEHSIAIYLYTKNIPGSNSKSMYLDFNKAVQEGHSAYMTTSFRYHALHFYLTDAIQILRERQETCKETFHRTNKKFDQNVLNQEIRFGTFTTSSLRSDLANFGNVSCFEINTCFGAELTSYSAFPEEREVLIPPYEIFEVTKIQTKSPVNNLLCEVIYTLKSKGVDSDLNCKMILSGGESNIIRASDTGYIILHIMMITTVYY; translated from the exons ATGGAAATCAATAACATACACAAAAAGAAGACAATCGTCTTTTCTGTTATTTTTCTACTTGTTTTGATGGTAATCTTAGTTTTAATCTTCGGCATTCCCCATTCAAAG GATGGAGAAACTGAGAATGGAGGGATTCAAGATGGAGGGATGCAAAATGGAGGGATTCAAGATGGAGGGATGCAAGAGATTCTACCTCTAGATATGGTCCGTTCTTCTGTTGATGACAAATATGATGGGTGCAGAGATTTAATGTTATGGGCGGTTGAAAACATGTACCTCTTCGATGAGTTAAACACTAATCCTCAATTCAATACATCCTGGAACATAGCAAAACCACACGCTATACCACATGGAGACAGTTTGAATACAGAGCATTCTATTGCGATCTATTTGTATACAAAAAACATACCAGGATCAAATTCCAAATCAATGTACCTGGACTTTAACAAAGCAGTTCAAGAGGGCCATTCTGCATATATGACAACATCATTTAGGTACCATGCACTGCATTTCTACCTGACTGACGCCATTCAGATTCTTAGAGAAAGACAAGAGACATGTAAGGAAACCTTTCACAGAACCAACAAGAAGTTTGATCAGAATGTTCTCAACCAGGAGATCCGTTTCGGCACCTTCACCACAAGCTCTTTAAGATCCGACTTAGCCAACTTTGGGAATGTGTCTTGCTTTGAGATCAACACTTGCTTTGGCGCTGAGCTAACTTCTTACTCAGCCTTTCCTGAAGAGAGAGAAGTTTTAATTCCACCATATGAGATTTTTGAAGTCACCAAAATCCAGACGAAGTCACCTGTGAATAACCTGTTGTGTGAAGTCATCTACACACTAAAGAGCAAGGGAGTAGACAGTGATCTGAATTGCAAAATGATTTTGAGTGGGGGAGAATCAAACATTATCAGAGCATCAGATACAGGCTACATAATACTCCATATTATGATGATAACTACTGTATATTACTGA
- the LOC135534345 gene encoding NAD(P)(+)--arginine ADP-ribosyltransferase 2-like isoform X2, translating into MQNGGIQDGGMQEILPLDMVRSSVDDKYDGCRDLMLWAVENMYLFDELNTNPQFNTSWNIAKPHAIPHGDSLNTEHSIAIYLYTKNIPGSNSKSMYLDFNKAVQEGHSAYMTTSFRYHALHFYLTDAIQILRERQETCKETFHRTNKKFDQNVLNQEIRFGTFTTSSLRSDLANFGNVSCFEINTCFGAELTSYSAFPEEREVLIPPYEIFEVTKIQTKSPVNNLLCEVIYTLKSKGVDSDLNCKMILSGGESNIIRASDTGYIILHIMMITTVYY; encoded by the coding sequence ATGCAAAATGGAGGGATTCAAGATGGAGGGATGCAAGAGATTCTACCTCTAGATATGGTCCGTTCTTCTGTTGATGACAAATATGATGGGTGCAGAGATTTAATGTTATGGGCGGTTGAAAACATGTACCTCTTCGATGAGTTAAACACTAATCCTCAATTCAATACATCCTGGAACATAGCAAAACCACACGCTATACCACATGGAGACAGTTTGAATACAGAGCATTCTATTGCGATCTATTTGTATACAAAAAACATACCAGGATCAAATTCCAAATCAATGTACCTGGACTTTAACAAAGCAGTTCAAGAGGGCCATTCTGCATATATGACAACATCATTTAGGTACCATGCACTGCATTTCTACCTGACTGACGCCATTCAGATTCTTAGAGAAAGACAAGAGACATGTAAGGAAACCTTTCACAGAACCAACAAGAAGTTTGATCAGAATGTTCTCAACCAGGAGATCCGTTTCGGCACCTTCACCACAAGCTCTTTAAGATCCGACTTAGCCAACTTTGGGAATGTGTCTTGCTTTGAGATCAACACTTGCTTTGGCGCTGAGCTAACTTCTTACTCAGCCTTTCCTGAAGAGAGAGAAGTTTTAATTCCACCATATGAGATTTTTGAAGTCACCAAAATCCAGACGAAGTCACCTGTGAATAACCTGTTGTGTGAAGTCATCTACACACTAAAGAGCAAGGGAGTAGACAGTGATCTGAATTGCAAAATGATTTTGAGTGGGGGAGAATCAAACATTATCAGAGCATCAGATACAGGCTACATAATACTCCATATTATGATGATAACTACTGTATATTACTGA